In the Planctomycetia bacterium genome, ACTTGGCGAACCTCGATCAGCTGAATAAATACTTTCCGCTGATCATGCTCATCTTCATTCCCGCGATCACGATGAGCATCTGGGCCGAAGAGCGCCGGCAAGGGACCGACGAACTGCTGCTGACGATTCCGGCGACCGACTTCGACGTCGTGATGGGAAAATATCTAGCCGCGGTCGCGATCTACGCCACGGCCTTGCTCTTCTCGCTGGTGTGCAACTTCACGATTCTCAGCAACCTCGGCGAGCCGGATAAAGGGTTGTTCTTCAGCACGTATGTGGGCTACTTCATGGTCGGCTTAGCGATGCTGTCGATCGGTATGGTCGCCTCGTTCTTGACGAGCAACATTACGGTCGGCTTCGTACTGGGTGCGATCTTCTGCGCGATCCCGATCGGCCTGGATTACGTCGAGGTGATCCTCACGCGCGACGGGGCCGCAGCGGTTCGCA is a window encoding:
- a CDS encoding ABC transporter permease, producing the protein MNHSVLLAIFKRNFTSYFLNPTGYVFICVFVLLSSLAAFWPNEFFTSNLANLDQLNKYFPLIMLIFIPAITMSIWAEERRQGTDELLLTIPATDFDVVMGKYLAAVAIYATALLFSLVCNFTILSNLGEPDKGLFFSTYVGYFMVGLAMLSIGMVASFLTSNITVGFVLGAIFCAIPIGLDYVEVILTRDGAAAVRKFGIAEQLRDFTQGVCSLSSMAYFTSITAIMLYLSIVLIGRRHWVGGRDGQSLGPHYLARTLSLAAAAAGLLLLTQAWPGRLDVTAEGLSTLSGSTKK